The following coding sequences lie in one Lolium perenne isolate Kyuss_39 chromosome 2, Kyuss_2.0, whole genome shotgun sequence genomic window:
- the LOC127320817 gene encoding uncharacterized protein, translated as MPPPPVLPDVLLDEILLRLPPDDPGCLFRASLVCKPWRSRLTSSAFSLLYRQFHGTPPLLGFFENDEMVFFWFTALSRTSPFPSAHPSHCDLVVLDSRHGLVLLSKLGSSGEPLSLLVWDPVGGCNWDFPYPEFAEWASVLDSAAVLCAADGCNHVDCHGGPFKVVYVGTNEDDGIARACVYSSDVCAWSPLTSCEHPEFPLEVVGTAPKALVGNALYFSCEPSTIILQYNLTTQELATVTRPQMYDWLHDKYILIAMEDGVLGCASLQKSRLDLWSGEASNDGSLTWALRRVVEIESELLSYSTTVINFADAAGVFFASSQCGVFTIELKSGRVKKVSGNRDHVIPYTSFYTPDKTGGITPLSTLTSLEENVQPTRDGQNDLMLWHTSGDESEEDEWEQEQDNSAQELFNKGSMAIEKGQFVDAKDHFCKVLETRVLLYGRLSPKCLST; from the exons atgccgccgccgccggtgctgcCGGACGTGCTCCTCGATGAGATCCTCCTTCGCCTTCCCCCGGATGACCCCGGGTGCCTCTTCCGCGCCTCCCTCGTCTGCAAACCCTGGCGCAGCCGCCTCACCAGCTCCGCCTTCTCCCTCCTCTACCGCCAGTTCCACGGGACGCCACCCTTGCTCGGCTTCTTCGAGAACGACGAAATGGTATTCTTCTGGTTCACTGCATTGTCCCGCACATCCCCCTTCCCCTCGGCCCATCCTAGCCACTGCGATCTCGTCGTGCTCGACTCCCGCCACGGCCTCGTCCTCCTAAGTAAGCTTGGCTCCAGCGGCGAACCCCTCAGCCTCCTCGTATGGGATCCCGTCGGTGGTTGCAATTGGGATTTTCCCTATCCCGAGTTCGCAGAGTGGGCATCTGTCCTAGATAGCGCGGCCGTGCTCTGCGCCGCCGACGGCTGCAATCATGTCGATTGCCATGGCGGCCCATTCAAGGTGGTGTATGTAGGCACCAATGAGGATGATGGCATTGCCCGTGCCTGCGTCTACTCTTCAGATGTTTGTGCTTGGAGCCCACTCACCTCTTGTGAGCACCCTGAATTTCCACTTGAAGTCGTTGGCACTGCGCCCAAAGCCCTTGTGGGAAATGCACTCTACTTCTCATGTGAACCCTCCACGATAATACTACAATACAATTTAACCACCCAGGAATTAGCTACGGTTACCCGGCCACAGATGTACGATTGGCTGCATGATAAGTATATTCTTATAGCAATGGAGGATGGCGTGTTGGGATGCGCCAGTTTGCAGAAGTCCAGGCTCGACTTATGGTCAGGGGAGGCTAGTAACGATGGATCCCTAACATGGGCGTTGCGCAGAGTCGTCGAAATTGAGAGCGAGCTACTCTCTTATTCGACGACCGTCATTAACTTCGCGGATGCAGCTGGTGTATTTTTTGCAAGCTCTCAGTGTGGTGTCTTCACCATCGAGCTTAAGTCAGGCAGAGTCAAGAAGGTATCAGGCAACAGAGACCATGTCATTCCGTACACAAGTTTCTACACCCCAG ATAAAACTGGGGGCATAACGCCACTATCAACCTTGACTTCCTTGGAGGAGAATGTTCAGCCGACCCGAGATGGACAGAATGATTTGATGTTGTGGCACACAAGTGGGGATGAGAGCGAGGAGGACGAATGGGAACAAGAGCAAGATAATAGTGCACAGGAGTTATTCAACAAGGGGTCCATGGCCATCGAGAAGGGGCAATTTGTCGATGCAAAGGACCACTTCTGCAAAGTCCTTGAGACCAG